In Naumovozyma castellii chromosome 1, complete genome, one DNA window encodes the following:
- the NCAS0A09800 gene encoding uncharacterized protein (ancestral locus Anc_1.219), whose translation MAPSSSSSNGPVLNISSTIDFDADVDYEALPAHAPLSHQLLAGAFAGIMEHSTMFPIDALKTRIQSTTTKGTEQTSTSIIKQISKISTMEGSLALWKGVQSVILGAGPAHAVYFATYEFTKAHLIPDSQRETHQPIKVAVSGATATVASDFFMNPFDTIKQRMQISDLKKEKVYNVAKKIYNLEGLSAFYYSYPTTIAMNIPFAAFNFMIYESASKFFNPLHHYNPLIHCLCGGISGAIAAAVTTPLDCIKTVIQIRGSSVVSLEVMKKANTFKKATSAILMVYGWKGFWRGLQPRILANMPATAISWTAYECAKHFLFSTRLLKNDEH comes from the coding sequence ATGGCACCCTCATCTTCAAGCTCCAATGGACCAGTACTTAATATTTCCAGTACCATCGATTTCGATGCAGATGTAGATTATGAAGCACTACCAGCGCATGCTCCTCTATCTCACCAATTATTAGCTGGTGCATTTGCAGGAATAATGGAACATTCCACAATGTTTCCTATAGATGCATTAAAAACAAGAATACAATCAACGACAACTAAAGGAACTGAACAAACTTCCacttcaataataaaacaaaTATCTAAAATATCGACCATGGAGGGTTCTCTTGCATTATGGAAAGGTGTTCAATCTGTCATTCTTGGTGCGGGTCCTGCTCATGCAGTGTACTTCGCCACATATGAATTTACTAAAGCTCATTTGATACCTGATTCACAAAGGGAAACTCATCAACCAATAAAGGTAGCTGTGAGTGGTGCTACTGCCACAGTAGCATCCGACTTCTTTATGAACCCATTCGATACAATTAAACAAAGGATGCAGATATCAGATTTAAAGAAGGAGAAAGTCTATAATGTTGCGAAGAAGATATATAATTTGGAAGGTTTATCTGcattttattattcttatccAACTACCATTGCCATGAATATTCCTTTTGCAGCATTTAATTTTATGATCTATGAATCCGCAagtaaattcttcaatccATTGCATCATTATAATCCCTTGATTCATTGTCTTTGTGGGGGTATAAGTGGAGCCATAGCCGCTGCTGTTACTACTCCGTTAGATTGTATAAAGACTGTCATCCAAATTCGTGGTAGTAGCGTGGTATCGCTAGAAGTAATGAAGAAAGCAAACACATTTAAAAAGGCAACAAGCGCCATCTTAATGGTATATGGTTGGAAAGGGTTTTGGAGAGGTTTACAACCGAGAATACTGGCAAATATGCCTGCTACCGCAATATCATGGACTGCATATGAATGTGCCAAACATTTTTTATTCTCAACAAGACTTTTAAAGAATGACGAACattga
- the URA2 gene encoding bifunctional carbamoylphosphate synthetase/aspartate transcarbamylase (ancestral locus Anc_1.223) — MSSVIPISPITPSMESTGDRLITLELKDGITLQGYSFGAEKSCAGELVFQTGMVGYPESITDPSYEGQILVITFPLVGNYGVPDFNLEDEFVKELPRYFESNRIHIAGLVIAHYTEKYSHWLAKSSLGKWLQDEGIPAVYGVDTRALTKHLRDSGSMLGRLALQKTSSSSNNWPSSFDIPEWVDPNVENLVATVSTKEPKLYLPPTDNENITIQKGPDGKTLRILAIDVGMKYNQIRCFIKRGVELKVVPWDYDFTKEEYDGLFISNGPGDPSVLKELTQRLASVVDSKKTPIFGICLGHQLLARSTGASTLKLKFGNRGHNIPCTSTISGRCYITSQNHGFAVDVDTLTSGWEPLFYNANDGSNEGIYHSELPYFSVQFHPESTPGPRDTEFLFDVFINSVKEFKSTGVLKSVEFPGGKVEDNLRAHPRVEAKKVLVLGSGGLSIGQAGEFDYSGSQAIKALKEEGIYTILINPNIATIQTSKGLADKVYFLPVTAEFVRKVILHERPDAIYVTFGGQTALSVGIEMKDEFESLGVKVLGTQIDTIITTEDRELFANAIDEINEKCAKSHAANSVEEALTAVKDIGFPVIVRAAYALGGLGSGFANNEQELIDLCNVAFASSPQVLVERSMKGWKEIEYEVVRDAFDNCVTVCNMENFDPLGIHTGDSIVVAPSQTLSDEEYNMLRNTAVNVIRHLGVVGECNIQYALNPFSKEYCIIEVNARLSRSSALASKATGYPLAYTAAKLGLNIPLNEVINSVTKSTCACFEPSLDYCVVKMPRWDLKKFTRVSTELSSSMKSVGEVMSIGRTFEEAIQKAIRSTEYANLGFNETDLEIDIDYELANPTDLRVFAIANAFSKLNYSIEKVWELTKIDKWFLSKLYDLIQFGKKVTAVGAIEGFPSATLREAKQLGFDDRQIAKFLNSNEVAIRRLRKDHGITPFVKQIDTVAAEFPAHTNYLYMTYNASSHDLSFDEHGVMVLGSGVYRIGSSVEFDWCAVTAVRTLRANKIKTIMINYNPETVSTDYDEADRLYFETINLERILDIYEIENSSGVVVSMGGQTSNNIAMSLHRENVKILGTSPEMIDSAENRYKFSRMLDQIGVDQPAWKELTSMDEAESFAEKVGYPVLVRPSYVLSGAAMNTVYSKNDLASYLNQAVEVSRDYPVVITKYIENAKEIEMDAVARNGELVMHVVSEHVENAGVHSGDATLIVPPQDLAKETVDRIVVATAKIGKALKITGPYNIQFIAKDNEIKVIECNVRASRSFPFISKVVGVNLIELATKAVMGLPFEPYPVEKLPDDYVAVKVPQFSFPRLAGADPVLGVEMASTGEVASFGHSKYEAYLKALKATGFKLPKKNILLSIGSYKEKKELLPCVQKLYNMGFKLFATAGTADFISENGIPVQYLEVLNEDDEEKKEYSLTQHLANNEIDLYINLPSANRYRRPASYVSNGYRTRRMAVDYSVPLVTNVKCAKLLIEALSRHIALDVSERDAQTSHRTVTIPGLINVTGYVPNASNVIKGPAELKETTRLCLESGFTFSQIMPRSASGPTITDSHSLKAALSTAKDSSYTDFSLTVAGTSNNAEMIGSTSDQVSALFLPFHELKNKVSTVAELLKTWPIEKQVIAEAKTADLASVLLLASLQNRSIHITGVSNKEDLALIMTVKEKDPSVTCDVCIHSLFVTQEDYPEGVFLPTEEDQQFFWDNLDSIDAFSIGVLPTMLAHVTGNKVDIGSGIKDALPLLLSAVEDGRLTIDDIVLRLHDNPIKIFNLPEQKAVVEIDLDYSFNNRKRWSPYTKGGLNGGIERVLVNDETVVLSGDLIAIQPTGISVVKAQGSGPVSANIEAPLGTSTANKRKFSVFGERPSFANVDEAEKYMDQPIEQKLMSSRPPKELVVPGALENLIRGNNPFLGRNILSVKQFSRSDLHVLFGVAEELRAAVAREGVLDLMKGHVMTTIFYEPSTRTCSSFIAAMERLGGRVVNINPSVSSVKKGETLQDTVRTLACYSDAIVMRHPDEMSVHIAAKYSPVPIINGGNGSREHPTQAFLDLFTIREEIGTVNGITVTFLGDLKHGRTVHSLCRLLLHYQVRINLVSPTELRIPEGLRKELKDAGLLGVESTELTPEIISKSDVLYCTRVQQERFKTQEDYEKFKNAYIIDNKVLAHAKENMAVMHPLPRVNEIKEEVDYDHRAAYFREMKYGLFVRMALLAMVMGVDI; from the coding sequence ATGTCATCTGTTATTCCTATCTCTCCAATTACTCCTTCCATGGAGTCCACCGGTGACCGTTTAATTACTTTAGAACTAAAAGATGGTATCACTTTACAAGGTTACTCATTCGGTGCTGAGAAGAGTTGTGCTGGGGAATTGGTTTTCCAAACTGGTATGGTTGGTTATCCAGAATCCATTACTGATCCTTCTTATGAAGGTCAGATCTTAGTTATCACCTTCCCATTGGTCGGTAACTACGGTGTTCCTGATTTCAATCtagaagatgaatttgtGAAGGAATTACCAAGATATTTCGAAAGCAATAGAATCCATATCGCAGGGCTAGTCATTGCCCATTATACTGAAAAATACTCTCATTGGTTAGCCAAGTCTTCCTTAGGTAAATGGTTACAAGATGAAGGTATTCCAGCTGTATATGGTGTGGATACCAGAGCATTAACTAAACATTTGAGAGATTCGGGTTCTATGCTTGGGAGATTAGCATTACAAAAGacatcttcctcttctaaTAACTGGCCATCAAGTTTCGATATTCCAGAATGGGTTGATCCAAACGTTGAAAATTTGGTTGCCACAGTTTCTACTAAGGAACCAAAATTATACCTACCTCCAactgataatgaaaacatAACTATACAAAAGGGTCCAGATGGTAAAACTTTACGAATTTTAGCTATTGATGTTGGTATGAAATATAACCAAATCCGTTGCTTCATTAAACGTGGTGTTGAATTGAAGGTCGTCCCATGGGATTACGATTTcacaaaagaagaatatgatgGTCTCTTTATTTCAAATGGTCCAGGTGATCCATCTGTCCTCAAAGAACTTACTCAAAGACTTGCTTCTGTTGttgattcaaaaaaaaCTCCAATATTTGGTATTTGTTTGGGTCATCAATTGTTAGCTAGATCAACTGGTGCTTCCACATTGAAACTAAAATTTGGTAATCGTGGTCATAACATTCCATGTACTTCTACAATTAGTGGTCGTTGTTACATTACATCTCAAAATCATGGTTTTGCTGTTGACGTTGACACGTTAACATCTGGCTGGGAACCATTATTTTACAACGCCAATGATGGATCAAATGAAGGTATTTACCATTCAGAATTGCCATACTTTTCGGTGCAATTTCATCCTGAATCTACTCCAGGTCCAAGAGATACTGAATTCTTATTTGATGTCTTCATTAACTCTGTCAAGGAATTCAAGTCCACTGGTGTATTAAAATCTGTAGAATTCCCAGGTGGAAAGGTTGAAGATAATTTGAGGGCACACCCAAGAGTTGAAGCAAAGAAGGTCTTGGTTTTAGGTTCAGGTGGGTTATCCATTGGTCAAGCTGGTGAATTCGATTATTCAGGGTCTCAGGCTATCAAGGCATTGAAGGAAGAAGGTATTTATACGATACTGAttaatccaaatattgCTACTATTCAAACATCTAAAGGTTTAGCTGACAAAGTTTATTTCCTACCTGTTACAGCAGAATTTGTTAGAAAAGTTATCCTTCATGAACGTCCAGATGCCATTTATGTTACTTTCGGTGGTCAGACAGCCTTGTCAGTTGGTATTGAAATGAaggatgaatttgaaagtttaGGTGTTAAAGTCCTAGGTACTCAAATTGATACAATTATCACAACCGAAGATCGTGAATTATTCGCAAACgccattgatgaaattaatgaaaaatgtgCCAAGTCTCATGCAGCTAATTCTGTCGAAGAAGCTTTGACTGCTGTGAAGGACATTGGTTTCCCTGTCATTGTTCGTGCTGCATATGCCCTTGGTGGTCTAGGTTCTGGTTTCGCCAACaatgaacaagaattgATTGATCTATGTAATGTCGCATTCGCATCCTCTCCACAAGTGTTAGTAGAAAGATCGATGAAGGGTTggaaagaaattgaatatgaaGTTGTTCGTGATGCATTTGATAACTGTGTTACAGTCTGTaatatggaaaattttgatcCATTAGGTATTCATACCGGTGATTCTATTGTTGTTGCACCATCTCAAACATtatctgatgaagaatataacATGCTAAGAAATACTGCAGTCAACGTCATTAGACATTTGGGTGTCGTCGGTGAATGTAATATACAATATGCTTTAAATCCATTTTCTAAAGAATATTGCATTATTGAAGTCAATGCTCGTTTGTCCCGTTCTTCTGCCCTCGCATCAAAGGCTACTGGTTATCCTTTAGCTTATACAGCAGCCAAATTGGGGTTGAATATTCCATTAAATGAGGTTATCAACTCTGTTACGAAATCGACTTGTGCTTGTTTCGAACCTTCCTTGGATTATTGTGTCGTTAAAATGCCAAGATGggatttgaagaagtttaCAAGAGTTTCAACAGAATTATCCTCTTCTATGAAGTCTGTTGGTGAGGTTATGAGTATTGGTAGAACATTTGAAGAGGCTATCCAAAAGGCCATTAGATCTACCGAATATGCAAATCTAGGGTTTAATGAAACAGATCTAgaaattgatattgattATGAACTAGCTAATCCAACCGATTTACGTGTCTTTGCTATTGCCAACGCCTTTAGTAAGCTGAACTATTCAATTGAGAAGGTTTGGGAACTTACAAAAATCGATAAATGGTTCCTGTCTAAATTGTATGATTTGATTCAATTCGGTAAGAAGGTTACCGCGGTCGGTGCCATTGAAGGTTTCCCATCTGCAACGTTAAGGGAAGCTAAACAACTAGGTTTTGATGATAGACAAATTGCCAAgtttttaaattcaaatgagGTCGCTATTCGTCGTCTGAGAAAGGATCATGGTATAACCCCATTTGTAAAACAGATTGATACTGTCGCTGCTGAGTTTCCAGCTCATACAAACTATTTGTACATGACTTATAATGCTTCCTCTCACGATTTATCATTTGATGAACATGGTGTCATGGTCTTGGGTTCAGGTGTTTACCGTATTGGTTCTTctgttgaatttgattgGTGTGCTGTCACCGCAGTTAGAACATTGCGTGCCAACAAGATTAAAACTATTATGATCAATTACAACCCAGAAACTGTGTCAACTGATTACGATGAAGCTGACAGGTTATactttgaaacaattaatttAGAAAGAATTCTAGATATTTATGAGATTGAAAACTCTTCaggtgttgttgtttccaTGGGTGGTCAAACCTCCAACAATATTGCCATGTCCCTACATCGTGAGAATGTTAAAATTTTAGGTACTTCTCCCGAAATGATTGACTCTGCCGAGAATCGTTACAAGTTTTCACGTATGTTAGACCAAATTGGTGTTGATCAACCTGCTTGGAAAGAATTGACTTCTATGGACGAAGCTGAATCATTTGCTGAAAAGGTTGGATACCCTGTGTTGGTCCGTCCATCTTACGTTCTATCTGGTGCTGCTATGAATACTGTCTATTCTAAGAATGACCTAGCTTCTTACCTAAATCAAGCTGTTGAAGTGTCTCGTGATTATCCTGTCGTTATAACCAAATACATTGAAAATgcaaaggaaattgaaatggaCGCTGTCGCAAGAAATGGTGAGTTAGTAATGCATGTGGTCTCTGAACATGTTGAAAATGCTGGTGTCCATTCAGGTGATGCTACTTTAATTGTTCCTCCTCAAGATTTGGCCAAAGAGACCGTTGATAGAATTGTTGTTGCCACCGCCAAGATTGGTAAAGCTTTGAAAATTACTGGTCCATacaatattcaatttattgCTAAAGATAATGAGATTAAGGTTATTGAATGTAATGTCCGTGCCTCTCGTTCTTTCCCATTTATTTCTAAGGTTGTTGGCGTCAATTTAATTGAACTAGCCACAAAGGCTGTCATGGGTCTTCCTTTTGAACCATATCcagttgaaaaattaccTGATGATTATGTCGCCGTTAAGGTTCCGCAGTTCTCTTTTCCACGTTTAGCAGGCGCTGATCCTGTTTTAGGTGTTGAAATGGCTTCGACAGGTGAAGTTGCATCATTTGGTCATTCTAAATATGAAGCATATCTAAAGGCGCTTAAAGCAACTGGGTTTAAACTCCCAAAGAAAAACATTTTACTATCCATTGGTTcatataaagaaaaaaaagagTTGTTACCATGTGTCCAGAAGTTATACAATATGGGATTTAAGTTATTTGCAACTGCTGGTACAGCTGATTTCATCTCTGAAAACGGAATTCCTGTCCAATACTTGGAAGTTTtgaatgaagatgatgaagagaagaaggaaTATTCTTTGACACAGCATCTAGCTAACAACGAAATTGACTTATACATTAATTTACCTTCCGCTAATAGATACCGTCGTCCTGCTTCCTATGTCTCAAATGGGTACAGAACACGTAGAATGGCTGTTGATTATTCTGTTCCTCTAGTTACGAACGTCAAGTGTGCCAAGTTATTAATTGAGGCTCTTTCAAGACACATTGCTCTCGATGTTTCGGAGCGTGATGCTCAAACATCCCACAGGACTGTGACTATCCCAGGTTTGATCAACGTTACAGGTTATGTTCCAAATGCTTCAAATGTGATTAAAGGGCCAGctgaattgaaagagacCACTCGTCTGTGTTTAGAATCTGGTTTCACCTTTTCTCAAATTATGCCAAGATCTGCAAGTGGCCCAACTATCACTGATTCTCATTCTTTGAAGGCAGCTTTATCCACAGCTAAAGACTCATCATATACTGATTTCTCATTGACTGTCGCCGGTACTTCCAATAATGCTGAAATGATTGGTAGTACATCTGACCAAGTGAGTGCATTATTTCTTCCATTCCatgaattgaagaataagGTTTCTACAGTCGCTGAGCTTTTAAAGACCTGGCCAATCGAGAAGCAAGTTATTGCCGAAGCAAAGACAGCCGATTTGGCATCCGTTCTTTTACTAGCATCCCTACAAAATAGATCAATCCATATTACTGGAGTTTCtaataaagaagatttaGCTTTGATTATGACTgtgaaagaaaaagatcCAAGTGTTACCTGTGATGTTTGTATCCATTCTCTGTTTGTTACTCAAGAAGACTATCCAGAAGGTGTATTCCTACCAACCGAGGAGGATCAACAATTCTTCTGGGATAATTTGGATTCCATTGATGCATTTTCTATAGGTGTTTTACCAACTATGCTGGCTCACGTTACAGGAAACAAGGTTGATATTGGATCTGGTATCAAAGATGCCTTACCACTCCTATTATCTGCTGTAGAGGATGGCAGATTGACTATTGACGATATTGTTCTCCGTTTGCATGACAACCCTATCAAGATATTTAACCTTCCAGAACAAAAGGCTGTTGTTGAAATCGATTTAGATTACTCATTCAATAATAGAAAGAGATGGTCTCCATACACTAAGGGTGGCTTAAATGGTGGTATTGAACGTGTTCTTGTGAATGATGAAACTGTTGTACTAAGTGGTGATTTGATAGCTATCCAACCAACTGGTATTTCGGTTGTAAAGGCTCAAGGTAGTGGCCCCGTTTCTGCCAATATTGAAGCTCCATTAGGAACATCTACTGCAAATAAGAGAAAATTTTCTGTATTTGGAGAGAGGCCATCGTTTGCTAATGTTGATGAAGCTGAAAAGTATATGGATCAACCAATTGAGCAAAAACTAATGTCATCAAGACCACCAAAAGAATTAGTTGTACCAGGtgctttggaaaatttgaTTCGTGGAAATAATCCATTTTTAGGAAGAAATATCTTATCAGTGAAACAATTTAGTCGTTCTGATTTACATGTGTTATTCGGTGTTGCTGAAGAACTTAGAGCTGCTGTTGCCAGAGAAGGTGTTTTAGATCTAATGAAGGGTCATGTTATGACCACAATTTTCTATGAGCCATCTACTCGTACTTGTTCTTCATTTATTGCTGCAATGGAGCGCCTAGGGGGTAGAGTGGTGAATATTAACCCATCTGTTTCTTCTGTAAAAAAGGGAGAAACTCTACAAGATACTGTTAGAACTTTGGCTTGCTACAGTGATGCAATTGTTATGCGTCACCCAGATGAAATGTCTGTTCATATTGCAGCTAAATACTCCCCTGTACCAATCATTAACGGTGGTAATGGTTCACGTGAACATCCTACTCAGGCATTCCTAGATTTGTTTACTATTCgtgaagaaattggtaCTGTTAATGGTATTACCGTTACATTCTTAGGTGATTTGAAGCATGGAAGAACAGTTCATTCGTTGTGTCGTTTGCTATTACATTACCAAGTGAGAATTAACCTTGTCTCCCCAACTGAATTAAGAATACCAGAAGGCCTaaggaaagaattaaaagatGCAGGCTTATTGGGTGTGGAAAGCACTGAATTGACTCCAGAGATCATCTCCAAATCCGATGTGCTATATTGTACGAGAGTTCAACAAGAAAGATTCAAGACACAAGAAGATTATGAGAAGTTCAAAAATGCATACATTATTGACAATAAGGTTTTGGCCCATGCCAAGGAAAATATGGCTGTTATGCATCCACTTCCTCGTGTCAATGAAATTAAGGAAGAAGTTGATTACGACCATCGTGCAGCATACTTTAGAGAAATGAAATATGGTTTGTTTGTCAGAATGGCTTTATTGGCCATGGTCATGGGTGTTGATATTTAA
- the AIM23 gene encoding Aim23p (ancestral locus Anc_1.222) produces MLRLYKVPVIYKSINRCTIRGIYFSTNKPKVKETSEDWEAKNQILLNTTASLQSDNNKSKSTDSRTKRKGSPTNLYSKGNKHHDSQKQKTNYKNKARRLVIRWTTGSERAQEAANAIVQRLLKINHRGTVKFLNKETKQLEVGNLRGFLKGIDLKEKGISIVNIEKEQNQSIPVVKLVESKVALKAFSDELAKQKAIEMSTLGLMSKKYLTSQEGEKKEANTLKQIKISWHITDDDLCKQKAHEITNLLKKGFKVNIYLDDKKNCESTNWLEFFEDIEKNTSKAKISNKESVIRKNVFETLLEIVGEYSVKPTMEGNLETRMLLKLSPKPSLKDTTDIRKLKEQRKKERQEKLLRRIEKKREKQEETV; encoded by the coding sequence ATGTTGAGGTTGTACAAAGTTCCCGTTATTTACAAGTCGATTAACAGATGTACAATAAGGGGAATTTACTTTAGTACAAATAAGCCTAAGGTTAAGGAGACCTCTGAGGATTGGGAGGCTAagaatcaaattcttctgAACACAACTGCAAGTTTGCAATCAGACAATAACAAGAGTAAGTCGACTGACTCTCGGACTAAAAGGAAAGGATCTCCTACGAATTTATATTCTAAAGGTAATAAACACCATGATTCACAAAAGCAGAAGACTAATTATAAAAACAAGGCCAGGAGGTTAGTTATTCGATGGACAACGGGATCTGAGAGAGCCCAAGAGGCTGCAAATGCAATCGTTCAAAGATTACTAAAGATTAATCATAGAGGAACGGTTAAgtttttaaataaagaaacgAAACAATTGGAGGTTGGAAATCTGAGAGGTTTTCTTAAAGGAATCgatttaaaagaaaaaggtATCTCAATTGTGAATATTgagaaagaacaaaatcaaaGCATTCCTGTTGTAAAATTAGTTGAGAGTAAAGTAGCTTTAAAGGCATTTTCGGACGAACTAGCCAAGCAGAAGGCCATTGAAATGAGCACACTGGGTTTAATGAGTAAGAAATATCTGACCTCGCAGGAAGGAGAAAAGAAGGAGGCTAATACTCTGAAGCAGATAAAGATATCATGGCATATaacagatgatgatttatGTAAACAAAAGGCGCATGAGATCACTAATTTACTAAAGAAAGGTTTTAAAGTTAACATATATCTTGACgacaagaaaaattgtGAGTCTACAAATTGGCTGGAATTTTTTGAGGACATAGAAAAGAATACCAGTAAGGCAAAGATCTCTAACAAAGAATCAGTTATTAGAAAGAATGTATTCGAAACACTTTTGGAAATTGTTGGCGAATATTCAGTCAAGCCTACAATGGAGGGAAATTTAGAAACACGAATGTTACTGAAATTAAGCCCAAAACCATCACTCAAAGATACGACAGATATTCGAAAGCTTAAAGAACAACGGAAGAAGGAAAGGCAAGAAAAGTTGTTAAGAAGAATagagaagaagagagaaaaacaagaagaaactgtATGA
- the NCAS0A09790 gene encoding uncharacterized protein (ancestral locus Anc_1.221) — translation MNSFDYAALICFFVAIFYHNVNAAGVITHLTFLSRCAPDELQELYYPWLKAGSFFPDSLYHCDPNNEKWAEFAEFTHWPKFIEIGIQYWHEKYQQVPESDDAIKLKSFILGVFSHQLVDISWHSLISNMRTHGLLKAFSELEFNGDISEAHNYLDVFGEFILLSNILGPQNHVNNERWEFYTDKNWVLPIEEDMLEYIARSGFSDAKISYKNLKTCLATGITAANTELSTFRSNRNNLLGIAYRISPRAKEFLQEYWLGGEFDLISQLRNCIPVIQSHFNQEAYPLNVLQCYDYLPCLDQEIQTPRHEILNLRHMGNSISLTPNVPFSNFGSTFTIGRFKDDDKYYLAISAPLQERVYLVKWAELGPSIHDCTEMISVPSIHGSKVDTLTLNDTDFLVVSNPKKNKICFYRHTQMIICLEDTLTQEVHQLKVETIHNSNNVSESNIFISSTYFGSEETGKLYILPSLKLLPLIFKEPVLTPIEITSLPIVQVHPGSQIVPYQHFGSSVESTDLCLYVTSQNQGVVFIYSIDAQTSQLFPKYYIQDNRNINPINNSNLPNLPLKTSNKHGMFGYLMKSWCHEGDIFVAISQHLFNKIHIYREVKDSIEFYCTLEFNSNVEPISSMVGFGTAIEYRLSDRTLYISSPGIYGGIGAIWKVSMREIRENRETMKKSSLNLNKFKYLHAINSKSHQRGISSFGSTLLSTFDNRLIIGIPNDGYGELKQDQLTGSIQII, via the coding sequence ATGAATTCCTTTGACTATGCAGCTCtgatttgtttctttgttgcCATTTTCTACCACAATGTTAATGCCGCAGGTGTCATAACTCATCTAACTTTCTTATCTAGATGTGCCCCTGACGAACTACAGGAATTATATTATCCGTGGCTTAAAGCAGGTTCATTCTTTCCTGATTCTTTATACCACTGTgatccaaataatgaaaaatgggCAGAATTTGCAGAGTTTACTCACTGGCccaaattcattgaaattgggATACAATATTGGCATGAGAAATATCAGCAAGTTCCTGAATCTGATGACGCAATAAAACTAAAATCATTCATATTGGGTGTTTTTTCTCATCAATTGGTTGACATATCGTGGCACTCATTGATTTCCAATATGAGAACTCATGGACTCTTGAAAGCATTCAGTGAGCTTGAATTTAATGGAGATATATCAGAAGCTCATAATTACTTAGATGTTTTTGGAGAGTTTATCTTACTCTCTAACATATTGGGGCCTCAGAATCatgttaataatgaaagatgGGAGTTTTATACAGATAAAAACTGGGTATTACCtatagaagaagatatgCTTGAATATATTGCAAGATCAGGATTTTCTGACGCCAAAATTTCATACAAAAATCTGAAAACATGTTTGGCGACTGGCATAACTGCTGCCAATACAGAACTTTCAACCTTTAGATCGAATCGTAATAATTTGTTAGGTATTGCATATAGAATTTCTCCAAGAGCAAAGGAATTTCTACAGGAATATTGGTTAGGTGGAGAgtttgatttaatttcacAGTTGCGAAATTGTATTCCAGTTATTCAATCTCATTTTAATCAAGAAGCCTATCCTTTAAACGTCCTTCAATGTTACGATTATCTTCCATGTCTTGACCAGGAAATACAAACACCTCGGCATgagatattgaatttaagaCATATGGGGAACTCAATATCTCTAACTCCCAATGTGCCGTTTTCCAACTTTGGATCTACTTTTACAATAGGCAGATTTAAAGATGACGACAAGTATTACTTGGCAATTAGTGCCCCCTTACAAGAGAGGGTTTATCTAGTTAAATGGGCAGAACTTGGTCCTAGTATTCATGACTGTACTGAAATGATATCTGTACCTTCAATACATGGATCAAAAGTAGACACATTAACTTTAAATGACACTGATTTTTTGGTTGTTTCAAATCctaaaaagaataagatATGCTTTTATAGACATACTCAAATGATCATATGCTTAGAGGACACATTGACACAGGAGGTTCATCAATTAAAAGTTGAGACAATTCATAACAGTAATAATGTATCAGAAtccaatatattcatttcaAGTACATATTTTGGATCTGAAGAAACTGGGAAGCTTTATATACTCCCAAGTTTAAAACTATTAcctttaatttttaaagaaCCGGTCTTGACACCAATTGAGATTACATCGCTTCCAATTGTACAAGTACACCCAGGTTCTCAGATCGTACCATACCAGCATTTTGGTTCTAGTGTCGAATCTACTGATTTGTGTTTGTATGTCACTAGTCAAAACCAAGGCGTAGTCTTTATTTATTCGATAGATGCTCAAACTTCCCAATTATTTCCTAAATATTATATCCAGGATAACAGGAACATTAACCCAATTAACAATTCAAATCTACCGAACTTACCACTAAAAACTTCAAATAAACATGGCATGTTTGGATATCTTATGAAAAGTTGGTGTCATGAGGGGGATATTTTCGTGGCAATATCACAacatttatttaataaaatacaTATTTACAGGGAAGTTaaagattcaattgaattctATTGTACATTAGAGTTCAATTCAAACGTGGAACCCATTTCTTCTATGGTTGGTTTTGGAACGGCTATAGAATACCGTTTATCTGACCGAACACTTTATATCTCATCCCCAGGAATATATGGAGGTATTGGTGCTATTTGGAAAGTCTCAATGAGGGAAATAAGAGAAAACAGAGAAACTATGAAGAAGAGCTCACTGAATctcaataaattcaaatatttgcatgcaataaattcaaaaagtCATCAAAGAGGCATTTCCAGTTTTGGTTCAACATTACTTTCTACTTTTGATAACAGACTCATTATTGGTATTCCAAACGATGGGTATGGTGAACTCAAGCAAGATCAACTAACGGGGAGTATTCagattatttaa